CCGCCCGACATGCACCGCCTTGGCATGATCGAGCGCGAGCCCGACCAGCGCATCGCGAGTCGCGGTTGCCGGGCGCGGCGTCGGATCCTCGCGCAGCCCTTGCGCCACCGCGTCCTTGTCGATCAGCGTGGCGAGTTGCGCCGCTTGCGTATCGGTCAGTTCGGGCAGCATGACAGGGGATCTCGCCGGGACGGTCTGGGTCGGCACCACCGGCGGCGGCACGACCTGTTGCGCCCCCACCTGCCGAGCACCCGCCTGCTGAGCGGCCACCGGCGTCGTCAGCATCGACGCGGCGAGCGCCGCGCCCAACACACGCGCGCCAATCCGGGAGAGTCGGGCAGATCGCTGATCATAAAGCATATTCATTCCGACCCTCTGCCAAGCATCGCTCCATATAGAAAGCCCATACTACTCCAGCATGAACAGAAAGAGACGGGGATAATTGCGATTATCCGCGATCCGCCGGGCGGACCGTCGGACCGGACTCCCGACTGGACTAGCTGGGCGGTTTCGGGGCAATGCCGGCCGACAAGCCAGACCATAAAGGTTATCTCGCCACCATGTCCCTGCCCACCCGCCAGATCGGCCCGTTCACCGTCTCCGCCATCGGCCTGGGCTGCATGAACCTCAACCACGCTTATGCGACGCCGCCGTCCGAAGCCGAGGGCACCGCGTTGCTCAACCGCGCGCTCGACCTGGGCGTGACGCTGATCGACACCGCCGCGCTTTATGGCCTGGGCGCCAATGAACGGCTGATCGGCAAGGCAATCCTGCACCGCCGCGCCGAATTCACGCTGTCGAGCAAATGCGTGCTCGACATGGTCGATGGCAAACGCGCGCTCGACGGATCGCCCGCGGCGATCGCGCGTACCGTGGAGGGCTCGCTCGGCCGGCTCGGCACCGACCATATCGACATGGTTTATCTCCACCGCCTTGATCAGCGCGTGGCCGTAGAGGAGTCGGTCGGCGCGCTGGTGCGATTGAAGGAAGCGGGCAAGATCGGCGCGATCGGCCTGTCGGAAATGTCCGCCGCGACGATCCGGCGCGCCCATGCCGTTCACCCGATCGCCGCGGTGCAATCGGAATATTCGCCGGCGGTCCGCAACCCGGAGATCGCCGTGCTTCAGGCATGCCGCGAACTGGGCATCGGTTTTATCGCCTTTTCACCCGTGGCACGCGGCCTGCTCGCCGGCGCGGTGCGCAGCGCGGATTATGCGCAGCACGACATCCGCGCCACCATGCCACGGTTTATCGAACCCAATCTGTCGCATAATCTCGCCATCGTCGACGCCTTTGACGCGCTCGCGGCGGACGCCGGTTGCACCCCGGCACAGCTTTCGCTGGGCTGGGTCCTGTCACGCGGCGACCATATCGTGCCGATCCCCGGCACCGCCTCGATCGCTCATCTCGAGGAGGATATCGCGACGCTCGGCATCTCGCTCGACCAGGCCGTGCTGGCGCAGGTCGATACGCTGTTCGAGACACGACCGATCCGCGGCGCGCGCTATACCGCGGCAATGCAGGCACAGATCGACACCGAGACTTTCGCCGGCGAGGATTTTGCCAGACCCTAATGCGCGGCCGATGCACCGGAATGCAACGGGTTGCATTCCACCGGGCGACTGGCCAAACTCCTTTTAAAAGGGGTCGCGCATGTCAAACAGCTTCGGAGAGCGCCTCACTCTGGCGCTGAAGGCCTTGTCGATGAGCCGTGGACGGCTCGCGGTCGAGTTGCAGGTCGACAAGTCGCTGGTCGGGCGCTGGGCCTCCGGCGCCGTCCGCCCCGCATCGCATAATCTGGAGCGCCTGACTCACCTCCTCGCCGAAAAGCACCCGGGCCTGACGTTGCTCGACTGGGAGCGCGAGCCGGCCGATTTCGCCGCTTTTTTCGGCGTCGACCCGGTCAGCGTCGCACCGCCGCGTCAGACCGGCATTACGCTGCCGGGCGAAACCCTCGACGCCGCGCACGCCTCGACCAGCCAGCGCGGCGAGGCCTATGAAGGGTTCTGGCGCGCAACCCATCCCGCGGTCATCGCACCCGGCCGCTTCTTCCACGAACACGGCATGATCCGGCGCGGCGATGCCGGCCTGTTGCAATTCGACCTGGGTGGCCCGGACGTCCGTTATGTCGGATCGATCCTGCCGATCGAAGGACAGGTCTTCGTCATCGCCACCGACACCGTCCGGCACCTGCCCTGCTTCATGATCTTCAATATCGTCACCATGCCGAAGATCATCCTGATGGACGGCATCCTGCTGACCGCCGGCAACGCAATGCGCAATCCGTCGGCCTATCCGATTGTCATGGAGCGGATCGGCGATCTGTCTGGCGACCCGGAAACCGACGACGCGCACGCCGCATCACTGATGGCCCGGCCGCAATTCGTCCAGGACGACGCGCTTGTTTCCCCGGCGATGCGCAATCACCTGATCCGGGATTTCGGACCGGATGCGGCAAAGGGCGGTGGGGAGCTGCTGCTTACGGCGACTGGAACACCGGATCTGGCCAAGGTCGTCGCGGCGCTCAACTATCCAGGTTGAGGGGGGACCGACCATTCATTCGGTGACGTTGCGCCTGATCCATTGCGGGTGGCCGTCCGGCGTCAGTTCGATATCGGGAACGCCGACGGGGTCGCCGCCGGTTTCCACCCAGCCCGCGCCAAGGCAATGGCCACAGGTCGCGCGTTTGCAGCGAAAGCTGACCAGGTCGATCTCGGTATTCCACTGCCCATGCCCCTTGCACACCGGGCATCTTGCATCGAGCGTACCGTTGCGCGGCTGAAGCGGAACGATGTCGAACGCATGCGGGCTGTCGGGGCCGCTGCATTCAACGACATCACTGGCGTGCGGCATCGCATCTCCCTTTCAAGCCAGCTGTAACGTGCGGCGCCCGTGTCGGTTTCGGATTCCGGCGGCACCGATATGCCGGCCAGCCGATCTATCCTGACGACCCGACCAGCTCCACGATCTCGAAAGCATAGCTCTTCCATCCGCGCATGCCGGCGGCCTCGCTCGCCGCCGCCTTCTTTTTCCGGGCTTCGGCAAGCGATTTGGTATGCCCCCAGAACACTTCCGTCTTGTCGTTGCCAAGCTGCGCGACGATCCGCCAATAATGGGTGAACGCCACCGATGTCGGGCCGATCGTCTTGGTATAACCATCGGGCAAGGTCGCCGTCAGATATTGCCGCTTCTTCGCCACGTGTGTGATCTGGCCCTTCAGTCGGTCGGGCCGACGATGATATCGCACCTCCCATAGCCGCGGGATGAGGCCGATGCGACAGCGATCGCCTTCGTCATCGGTGCTTGGCGCGGCTGACGCGGTGCACCGATGGTGGTAGCGAGCGCGGACATGACCGAGCCAGACCTGGTTGACGTACCGATCACCCCGCAAATCGTGCGCGGCGCGCTCGAACTCGAACGCACCGCGCAGGGGCTGCTCCCGCACCGCCTTCCGGCGTGGGCGCGCGCGCAATGTCCCGACGCTCAACTGGCCATGGCGGAAGCGCAGCCATCCGGGGTCAGGCTGGCCTTTCACACCACTGCAACCATCATCGAGCTCGACACGCTGGCCACCAGGCGAGTCTATGTCGGGGCGCCGCGCCGGCCGGATGGCGTGTATGACTTGCTGATCGACGGCCGCCTGGCCGCACAGGCAAGCGCCGGCGGCGGCAAGGTCCTGACCATCGACATGTCGACCGGCTCCGTCCGTACCGATGCCGGGCCGGCCAGCACCTTGCGCTTCGCCGATTTGCCCGGCGGGCCCAAGCATATCGAGATCTGGCTACCGCATAACGAGACCACCGAAATCGTCGCACTGCGCGCCAACGCAGCCGTGACCCCCGCCGTCGCGTCGGGCCGCCGCGCCTGGCTGCATCATGGCAGCTCGATCAGCCAGGGGTCCGACGCGGCCAGCCCGACCGGCATCTGGCCCACGATCGCCGCGTTGCGCGCCGGCGTCGAACTGACCAATCTTGGGCTGGGCGGCAACGCGCTGCTCGATCCGTTCATTGCGCGTATCATGCGCGATACGCCCGCCGAGCTCATCAGCCTCAAGCTCGGCATCAACCTGGTCAATACCGACCTGATGCGGCTGCGCGCTTTTGCGCCCGCCGTCCACGGCTTGCTCGACACGATCCGCGACGGGCATCCCGACACGCCGCTGCTGATCGTATCGCCGATCCTGTGCCCGATCCACGAGGACACGCCCGGTCCAAGCGCCTTCGATATGACCGCCCTGGCGGACGGACGGCTGCGCTTTTACGCGGCGGGCGACCCCACCGAACGTGCCGCCGGGAAACTGACGCTCAACATCATCCGCGACACGCTGGAGCGGATCGTGGACCAACGCGCGAAGCGCGACCCGGCGATCCATTATCTCGACGGCCGCAAACTCTACGGCGCGCATGATTGCGCCGAACGCCCCTTGCCGGACGAACTCCATCCGGATGCCGCCACTCACCGGCGCATCGGCGAGCGTTTCGCCGATCTTGCTTATGGTGAGAGCGGCCCGTTCAGCAACTGACCGGTCGCCCTCGGATGCGTCGGGGCGGAGATGATCGCCCGGCGCTCACTGCTCCCGAAACGCCGCTTCGCCCGCGTCCGACACTGCGATCCATTCCGGATCGGGCGCGGCGCCGGGAACATAGCTGTCGTGCCAGTTCCACCATTTATACGGCTTGCTTTGCGGATACCCGTCGGGCGACTCCTCCCAAAGCTCCTGGCGCCCAAGCGCGGTCATGTCGAGATAGCTCCAGGTAGTGCCCATCGCCTCGTCGCCGCGACTGTTGATCAGATAGGTGCGGAAGATCCGCTCGCCGTCGCGGATAAAGGCATTATGGCCATGCCATTCATCGACCCCGAAATCTTTGTCGAAGCTGTCGGTGAGTGTATACCAGGGCATGTCCCAGCCCATCTGCGCCCTTAGTCGCGCGATATCG
This portion of the Sphingomonas sp. So64.6b genome encodes:
- a CDS encoding helix-turn-helix transcriptional regulator, giving the protein MSNSFGERLTLALKALSMSRGRLAVELQVDKSLVGRWASGAVRPASHNLERLTHLLAEKHPGLTLLDWEREPADFAAFFGVDPVSVAPPRQTGITLPGETLDAAHASTSQRGEAYEGFWRATHPAVIAPGRFFHEHGMIRRGDAGLLQFDLGGPDVRYVGSILPIEGQVFVIATDTVRHLPCFMIFNIVTMPKIILMDGILLTAGNAMRNPSAYPIVMERIGDLSGDPETDDAHAASLMARPQFVQDDALVSPAMRNHLIRDFGPDAAKGGGELLLTATGTPDLAKVVAALNYPG
- a CDS encoding SGNH/GDSL hydrolase family protein is translated as MTEPDLVDVPITPQIVRGALELERTAQGLLPHRLPAWARAQCPDAQLAMAEAQPSGVRLAFHTTATIIELDTLATRRVYVGAPRRPDGVYDLLIDGRLAAQASAGGGKVLTIDMSTGSVRTDAGPASTLRFADLPGGPKHIEIWLPHNETTEIVALRANAAVTPAVASGRRAWLHHGSSISQGSDAASPTGIWPTIAALRAGVELTNLGLGGNALLDPFIARIMRDTPAELISLKLGINLVNTDLMRLRAFAPAVHGLLDTIRDGHPDTPLLIVSPILCPIHEDTPGPSAFDMTALADGRLRFYAAGDPTERAAGKLTLNIIRDTLERIVDQRAKRDPAIHYLDGRKLYGAHDCAERPLPDELHPDAATHRRIGERFADLAYGESGPFSN
- a CDS encoding aldo/keto reductase; protein product: MSLPTRQIGPFTVSAIGLGCMNLNHAYATPPSEAEGTALLNRALDLGVTLIDTAALYGLGANERLIGKAILHRRAEFTLSSKCVLDMVDGKRALDGSPAAIARTVEGSLGRLGTDHIDMVYLHRLDQRVAVEESVGALVRLKEAGKIGAIGLSEMSAATIRRAHAVHPIAAVQSEYSPAVRNPEIAVLQACRELGIGFIAFSPVARGLLAGAVRSADYAQHDIRATMPRFIEPNLSHNLAIVDAFDALAADAGCTPAQLSLGWVLSRGDHIVPIPGTASIAHLEEDIATLGISLDQAVLAQVDTLFETRPIRGARYTAAMQAQIDTETFAGEDFARP